GATTGCCGATGGCGTTACAACCGAATATTTTGAATACGTCCGTGAGGACACCCAGGGATATATGCCCTACAAGAATGGGTACGAGGGCAATGATTTGAGGTGCAATGTTGGCTCTGACGAGTTTGCGCTTCAAACAAAGACGTATACTGTGAGCGCAGGCGCCACGATCGGCTTTGCAACTGATTTTGGCGCTCAGATTGAACACCCCGGTCCTTTGCAGGTGTATTTGTCTCGAGCCCCTGCCAATGTCTCATACTATGATGGCTCTGGCGAATGGTTTAAGATTTATGAACTTGGTCCTGCGGCTTTCACCAACAATGGCATAGAATGGGGGGCCACTGGAAAGAGTCAGTTTACGTTCGCAATCCCGCCCGAAACCCCAGCTGGACAGTATCTGGTTCGAATCGAGCAGATTGCACTTCACGGCGCTCTCCAATACGGCGAAGCGGAATTCTACTTCAACTGCGCTCAGATCGAGGTTATTAGTGAGAGTACCTCCACTCCGGGGCCTACTGTGTCGTTTCCTGGTGCATATACCGGTTATGAACCTGGAATCTTATTCGACATGTACTCTAAACTCTACGTCAACTATACGATGCCTGGCCCTCTGGTCTGGCCAGCGAAAAGCTCGAGCAATATAACTGCCGAAGGCGTCGCAAATCTTCCTTCAGATGGCACCGTTTGGTCTTATCCGGCAGTCACCAGCACGTCCAAAGTTGGATCCCTTACGTCCAGTTCTTCCTTGATCCCGTCTGCACAAACCTCGTCTCTCCCTACGCCATCGACATCTGTCCTTGATTCCATGGCCGAGCCTACCGGTTCGAGTGTGCCTTCTGCAACAGGACTAAGCAAACATCAAGGTCCTCACCGTGAAGCTCACGGACATAAATCACATTGCCGGGCATGAGAGATGTTTTCGGTGAGGTGATAGCCACTTGTACAACATGATTAGATTTATAGATACTTTGGATGCTACTTTAGTGCCGTCTTGTTTTTACCGAGATGCCTCTCATGGCTATGTACCTAGCGGTGATTGGTTAGAATTGTATATTACTGAGTGAATAGAATAGCGCTCTATCTACTGTCCTTCTAAGCTGAACCTGGGGCTGTTAGTTAATGTTCGTACACCGTTTACATACTATGTGCTGCACTGGAACGGGGCGTTCGGCGTACTTCTACAGCAGTTCGAACCTGATTATACTGCGTCTAGACCGAAAGAACCAAACATTTACGCTATATCGTCTGTGCTGTGATTCAATATTTCAACCAGCCATAGGCCCTACTTCAGACATGAGTGACCCAGATTCACCGACAAGCACCCTTCTTCTACTGAAATTAAACCGGTTCTCAAAAGCTACTATACAATTTCAAGTCAACGCCTGGGTGATAGCTCGGCTAATTTTTAGGGAACTATTACTACTATGCAGGGGGCAGACTAGTGTAAAGAATGTAATTAGAAGTACCTGGCAGAGTATGGGGAGTGTATACTGATTGGAGGTTACTTTGTCTGATCTACATGAAGAAATAGGCAGAACAAATCATATAAGGCTATATTAGAAGGTTAATAGGGCTGAAATAATTAACCGACAGGTCC
This sequence is a window from Aspergillus puulaauensis MK2 DNA, chromosome 6, nearly complete sequence. Protein-coding genes within it:
- a CDS encoding lytic polysaccharide monooxygenase auxiliary activity family 9 protein (CAZy:AA9;~COG:S;~EggNog:ENOG410PQJJ;~InterPro:IPR005103;~PFAM:PF03443;~SECRETED:SignalP(1-19)), with translation MKLPSALVLAAVASHGASAHYFFPQLIADGVTTEYFEYVREDTQGYMPYKNGYEGNDLRCNVGSDEFALQTKTYTVSAGATIGFATDFGAQIEHPGPLQVYLSRAPANVSYYDGSGEWFKIYELGPAAFTNNGIEWGATGKSQFTFAIPPETPAGQYLVRIEQIALHGALQYGEAEFYFNCAQIEVISESTSTPGPTVSFPGAYTGYEPGILFDMYSKLYVNYTMPGPLVWPAKSSSNITAEGVANLPSDGTVWSYPAVTSTSKVGSLTSSSSLIPSAQTSSLPTPSTSVLDSMAEPTGSSVPSATGLSKHQGPHREAHGHKSHCRA